The following nucleotide sequence is from Streptomyces sp. NBC_00239.
GCTCGAAGAGGGCACCGAGATCTCGGCCCGCTCGCTCGCCCTGGCCCTCCAGAAGCGCCGTTCCGTGACGACCTCGCGGCCCAGCCCCGAGGAGTTCGTCCGCGCGTACCGGGCGGTCGCGGACGCCGGCGCCACCGGCATCGTCTCCCTGCACCTGTCCTCCGAGTTCTCCGGCACGTACGACGCCGCCGTGCTGGCCGCCAAGACGGCCCCGGTCCCGGTCAAGGTCGTGGACACCGGCATGGTCGCCATGGCACTCGGCTTCTGCGCGCTGGCCGCGGCCGAGGTCGCCGAGGCGGGCGGGTCCGTGGACGAAGCGGTCGCGGCGGCGGAGAAGCGGGCCTCCGGCATGTCCGCGTTCTTCTACGTCGACACCCTCGACTACCTCCGGCGGGGCGGCCGGATCGGCGCCGCGCAGGCGCTCTTCGGTTCCGCGCTCGCGGTGAAGCCCCTGTTGCAACTGGACGGCGGCAGGATCGAGATGCTGGAGAAGGTGCGGACGGCGTCCAAGGCGATCGCCCGCCTGGAGGAGCTGGCGGTGGAACGGGCGGGAGCCGCCAGTGTGGACATCGCGGTTCACCACCTCGCGGCACCGGAGCGGGCGGACAAGCTGGCGGAACGGCTGCGGGAGCGGGTGCCGGGGCTGGTGGAACTGCACGTCAGCGAGGTGGGTGCGGTGATCGGAGCACACACCGGGCCGGGTCTGCTGGCCGCCGTGATCTCGCCGAGGTAGCCGGTACGGGTGACGGAGTTGTCCACAACGGGCCCGTCATCCACGGAAATCGGGTGGCCCCGGCGGTAAATCCCCTTTCTCTTTACCGTCTTGGGCATGGCACTTCGACGGCATCACCTGCGCAACGTCCGTACGACTCCGCTCGGCGGGGTCCCTTCTCCTTCCGCCGGCGTCTCCGGGTCCGGCTTCTCTCCTGGCTCGCGCGCCTCTCGTGGCGTGCGCGGTGTGCGTGGCCCGCGCGGTTCCCGGCGGCTGGGGGCGGGGGTGAGCGGGCCGGGGCGGACGCCGGGGTCCGACGGGCGGTTCCGGCAGCGCGGGGGAGCGGATCCCGCTGCGGTGCGGATGCGGGCGCAGGCGCTGCTGGCGGGTAGCCCGCCGGGGGCTTTCCCTGCGGGTTACCCGGCTGTGCCCCTGCCGGTCCCACCGCATCCGCCGCCCCCTTTGCCGCCGCTGCCGCCTTTGCCGCCTCCTCCGCTGCCGCCTCCTCCGCTGGTTGTGGAGCCGGAGCCGGAGCCGGAGCCGGAGCTCGGGACGGGGGACGGGCGTGTGGTGGCCGGGCCGGGCGCGGGGGTGGCGCTGCGGGAGCGGTTGCCGGTGTGGCTCCAACTGCGGTGTGGGTTCGAGACGCGGACGGTGGCCGCCGTGGCGGTGGTCCTCGTCCTCGCACTGGGGTTCGCGGCCCAGCACTTCTGGTCCGGGCGGCCGGCCCCGGTGGCCGCGCCCCAGGCGGTGAATGCGGGCGCGGCCGCGCCCGCGGCGACGGCGCCCTCACCGACGGCGCAGGGCCGGATCGTCGTGGACGTCGCCGGGAAGGTCCGGTCTCCGGGAGTCCTGCGGCTTCCCGTCGGGGCGCGGGTGGCGGAC
It contains:
- a CDS encoding DegV family protein; translated protein: MSRHVAIVTDSTAYLPPPAMLRHAITSVPLTVVLGDEALEEGTEISARSLALALQKRRSVTTSRPSPEEFVRAYRAVADAGATGIVSLHLSSEFSGTYDAAVLAAKTAPVPVKVVDTGMVAMALGFCALAAAEVAEAGGSVDEAVAAAEKRASGMSAFFYVDTLDYLRRGGRIGAAQALFGSALAVKPLLQLDGGRIEMLEKVRTASKAIARLEELAVERAGAASVDIAVHHLAAPERADKLAERLRERVPGLVELHVSEVGAVIGAHTGPGLLAAVISPR